Within Paenibacillus albicereus, the genomic segment TCTTGAAAGGAGCGTCTCCTGCACCGCCCTGAGCGAGATCGGCCAAGGGAAAAGGAGGGCTGTGCCGTCTTCACCGGCATCAAGCTCGACCGACCTTCAGCCCTTCATGGCGTGGTCGCCTGATCGACCCGGATGCCGACATTTTCCGGCTCCGCTTCGACATCCATGCCGTCCTGGATGACGATCGTCCAGCTCGCGCCGTTTTCCAGGTACGAGCTTCCGATGATGACGGGCACGGCCGCATGAGTCTGCTTGAGGGCCATGCGGATCGCCTCCTGCCGCGACAGAGCCAGCTCCTGCGGATCGTCGCTGTCGATTCGCTCCACGGACGCCGCCTTCGCCTGGGCCGGATAGGATTCATTGATGCCTCCGACAAAGCGGACCCGCACCTGCTGGCCGAGCTCGACGGATGTCCGGCTCGTGACGGATACCGCGTTGCCGGACGGACCTCCCTTACCGGTCAACAGGAACCCGCCCTTGTCGATGCGGACGACGTAGCCGGTCATCACAAGCTCGGATGGCGTCTGTTCGTCTGGGATCTGGATCGCCTGAATCCGTCCGTCTTTCGCTTGATCGTCCTCGATCCGAACGGTCCAGCTTCCCTCTTCTGCGGCATAGATGACATTATGCACGACCGGAACGGCAGGCTCCGGCAGCTGCTCCAGCGCCTGGCGGATCGCTTCGGCTGCCGTCAGGGACGCGCCTGCGAACGGCTCCCCCTCCTCCTTCAGCGGCTGGACGGAGCTGGCGCCGCCCTGACCGGGATAGCTGGATGCGATCGCATTCCCTTGAATGACGACAGCCACCTTCTGCCCGACCCGGGGAAGCTCCCCTGCGGCCGTGAACCAGACAGCCTCGTTGCGCGGCAAACCAGGCGCGGAGGAAGTGAACAGGAACTGCCCCTCCTCGACGCGCACGACATGCCCGATCCATGGCGGAGCTTCGGAGCCGACCGGAGGCGGAGGCTTCGCGCCGCCGCTCGAGCCGCAGCCCGCCAGCACGCTGGCCAGCAGGGCGAGCGCGGCCAGCAGGCCAAGCAAGCCGTGATGGCGCAGGCCGAGGGCTGCCGGACCTTGCCGATCCGGGCGGCGGTGGCGCAGCCTGGAGCCTTCCTGCCTCTTTAGATCCGAGCGGCGATGGCTGAAGGCGGACATTCCAGCCAGGGCGGGCCGGAATAATCTGACTTGGGCATGGTCGGGAGGCGTGTGGACGGCATTCGATTCCTGCTGCCGGACGGCTGGACTTCGCATGGACGATCCCCTCTCTCGAGTCGGCTTCAGACGGGCCAAGCGGCCCCTGCTGCCCTCCATGACGCAGGCGCCCACCCAAATGTTGCCGGCATGCTTTCAGATGCCGAATCCGGAAGATCCCCCTGCCGCCGGCCGCCTGAAGAGCGACGTGCGCACGAAGAGCGCCAGTCCCAGCCCTACGGAGAGCGCAGCGAACGCGATGCATACCGCTTGCAGGCCGAGACGGTCCGCCAGCAGGCCGACGAGCAGCGTAAGCCCGATCTGCAGGCCGCCCTGCGCCATATCCGACGCGCTGGCGACGCGGCCCATCAAGTCCGGCGGCACCTGCTGCTGGAAATACGTCGCATAGCCGGCCCCTGCATACGCCATGCCGAACCCGAGTCCGATGAACGCCGCCGCCGGCATCCAGAACCCGTCCGATAGATAGAAGAGCAGGTAGAAGAGGCAGGTCAGGAACGTGCCGCCGCCGAGATACCAGAGGAACGGCACGCGCCGTGCGAGCAGCGCCGCCGTCGACGCGCCGGCCAGCGAGCCGATGCCGGTCATGCTGACGAGCAGGCCGTACGCCTCCGGGGACAGCGCAAGCTGCTCGAGGATGAATGTCGCCTCCTGCGAGTCGATCGCCGCTCCCAGCAGCATCGCTCCTTGGAAAAGGCCGTACACGAGCAGGAACGGCTTGGCCGAGCGAGCGAAGCGTCCGACCTCCCGCCAGTCGGCGGCCAAAGCCCGCAGCTGCGGCAGCCGGACTTTCCCTGGCGCGGCCAGGGCGGAGCCTGCAGGGAGGCTCGGTTCGTCGGCGGAATTCGAGCCATGAAGGGAGCGTTCGGCTGCACCGGCGGCCCACTCGCCCCGATCCGCCTCGGCCTCCTTGGGAGCCGCAGACGCGACTGCGCGGCCTTTGCCTACGGGCGGCAGCAGCGCGATCATGCCGGCGCAGGCGAAGAACGTCGCGGCATTGAAGAAGATGCTGAAATCCGCGCCCCATAGCGGGATGAGCAGGCCCGAGACGGCCGGCCCGAGCAGGAACGCGCCGGAGCTGCTCATGCCGAGGATGGAGTTGAAGCGCGCCCGCTCTTCTCCGGGGATGAGCTTGACGATGTACACCTGCTGGCTAGGGCCGAAGAACGAGCCGGCGAGCCCGATCAGGAATACCAGCCCATAGATGCCCCACAGCGTGGAGACGAAAGGAATGGCCGCCATCAGCGCGCCGCGCACGACGTCGGAGGCGATCATCAGCCGCCGCGGATCGGCCCGGTCGACGATGCTGCCCGACCAGAAGTTCGTCAGCAGCAGCGCGGCAGGGCGCAGCACGAACAAGCCCGCCACGGCGGCGGCCGAGCCTCCGCTCAGATCGAGCACGGTCAGGTTGATGGCGACGAAGTAGATCCAGTTGCCGAGATAGGACAGCCCCAGCCCGCTGACGAGCAGGACCGCTTGCCTCCACGTGGTCATCACGATAGCGCCTCCAGAGATGAATTTATTTCCAGAATATCACATCTTGAACTAGCGCCTAGACGGAGGATGTGGCATTCTCGTGGCGGGACAGCAGGCGCGGCAGCGGCGCGAGCCCCGACGCGAGCCCCGGCTTCCATCCATGAAAAAAACAGACCGGCAGCCGGTCTGTTTTTCGCAGCAAATAGGCCTTGCCGCAGGAGAGGGCGGCCGTCCCGCCGCAGGCCAGGCGTCAGTCTTCGATCGCCTGGTAGGCCGTGGTCCAGAAATCATGGATCAGATGCGCGGAAGCCGAGGTGGACATCCCGACCTGGGTGAGCACGACGCCGGAAAGCTGCTTCGCCGGATCGGCGTATGCCGCAGTGCCGGTGCCGCCGTCCCAGCCGAACTGGCCGACGGACGCATAGTCGGCGCGGTAAGTGCGGACCGCCATGCCGAAGCCCCAACCGCCCTGCTGCCCTTGGCCATGCGACAGGTGGACGTTGTTCTTGGCCAGAACTTCCCGATGCGCTTGCTGCTCGGGCGTGAGGCGGTTGGTCGTCATCAGCTCGACGGCAGGGCGGGAGAGGATGCGCTCGTTCCCGTGCCTTCCCCCGTTCAGCAGCATCTGCAGATAAGCGTGATAGTCTTCGACGGTGGAGAGCAGCCCGCCGCCGGCTGCGTGGAACTGAGGCGGCTTGGAGTAGCGTCCGCCTGCGCCTTCGTCCCAGACGTGGAACGCTCCGGTCTGCGGATCGGGGATGTAGGCGGGCGGCAGCCGGTGGATCTTGGCCTCGGGCACGTAGAAGCCGGTATCCTTCATGCCGAGCGGGTCGAGGATGCGGTCCCGCAGGAACGTCTCGAACGGCTGGCCCGAGACGCGGGCGACGAGCACCCCGAGCACTTCGTTGCTGACGTGATACTGCCACCGCTCTCCGGGCTGGTAGCTGAGCGGAATCGTGCCGAGCCGGCGCATCCATTCGTCGGGCTCCGGCATCTCCAAGCCGGGGGCGTCGTACAGCCCTTTTTCAAAAATCGCGGTCTGGCCCGGAGTTCCCATCAGCGTCAGGTCGACGCCGAGCCCGAACGTGGACGTCAGCAGATCGCGCACGGTGATCGGCCGGCGCGCCGGCACCGTTTCGTCCAGCGGGCCGTCCGGCCGCTTCAGCACCCGTGGATTCGCCAGCTCGGGCAGCCACTTGTCGACCGTGTCGTCCAGATGAAGCTTGCACTCGTCGAGCAGCGCCATGACCGGCGCGGCCGTGACGATCTTGGACGTCGACGCCATCCGGAAAATCGTGTCCCGGGCCATCGGCGCCCCGCCGTCATGGCGCATCGTGCCGAGCGCGATCGCATGCGTCTCGCCGCCGCGGCTGACCAAGGCGACGAGGCCGGGAATGCTCCCGGACTCCACATGCCGCTCCAGCACGCCGCGCATGCGGTTCAATCCTGTTTCCGTAAAGCCTCTGCCGCTTGGGTTCGTCGTTTTCATTTCGATTTCCTCGCTTCTAGTAGATTTTTTAGATGACCGTGACGTGGGACAGATCGGCATCCATGCCTTTGAGCAAGGCGAAGGTCAGCTTATCCATGGTCGCGCCGTCGAAGCAGATGGTTTTAAGCATGCGATAATAGCGCTTGGTCAACGTGAAGCCCGGCTGGAACGAGACTTGACGGAGCGAGGCGTTCCGGAACGAAGCGCCGGCCAAAGCCGCGTTATCGAAGCAGACGCCGATGAACGTCTGTCCGTCGAATCGCTGCCCGCTCAGGTCGGACTGCTTGAAGTCGACCCCTTCGAACACGCAGTCTTCAAATCTCGTACTCCGAAGATCCGCTCGGGTCAGGGCGACGTCCGTCAGCGTTGCCCCGGCGAACCGGGCTCCGTCAAGCGCGGAGTTGCTGAACCGGGTCCGGACAAGGATCGCGTTCGCGAAGCTGGCGTTCGTCAGGTCAAGCTCGCATAGGCTGCAGTCGGTCAGATTCGCGCCATCGAATCGGACCTCGCGCACATCGCTGCTTTTGAGCGTGCTGCCGGTCAAGTCCGCGCCTGAGAAGTCGGATTTTTGCAGCGCGCTGCTGTTGAATTCTCCTCGTTGGACCGTGACGCCGGCGAGATCGCTTTGGGCCAGGTTGCCGGCGCTGATCGTCGTCGATGCTTGCTTGCGGGAGGGTTGAATGGTTTTCATGAAAAATTCCATCTCCTTTGAATGGGGGTTGGTCTTGATATCCCTATCTTGTGGTTTGATTCGTACATACCGACCGTCGGTATGTATTGAGCAAAAACGTAGCTGCCTTTCGGCAGGCTAGTCGTCTTTGCGTTCGGCTCGCACGGACAAGCGGAACAGCTCCTCGTAGCGGCGAAGCATCTGGTCATCGAACAGGTCGAGTCCCAGGCCTTTCAGAATTTCATCAAAGAACTTCACCTTGCGCAGCATCGCCTCGGGCGAGGCCTCGATGACCGCCGGATTCAGCCACAGATTCGTCAGCACGAGCAGCACTTCGCTGAGCTCCTGCGGGTAGTCGGTGCGGATCGAGCCGTCCCGCATGCCTTCTTCGATGATCGGCTGGATGTGGATCGGAGCGGCCTTCTGGAAAATATGCTCGATCTGGGCCGCCAGCAGCTTCGGATTGCGCAGGAGGCTCGGCGTTGCCGATGCGACTTCGTTCTGGGCGGGATTGTCGAGGGAAGCTCGGGATATGGCGCGGAGCTTCTCCAGGCCGCTCAGCTTCTTGTCGTCCCGAATCGCGGACAGCATCACGTCCACGTCCTTGAACAGATGGTCGATGACGGCCTGCATGATCTCTTCCTTCGACTTGAAGTGGTGGTAGATCGCTCCTTTCGTCAGCCCTCCCAGCTCGTTGATGATGTCCTGCACGGACGTCTGCTCGTAGCCTTTTTGGATGAACAGGCCGAGCGCCGCGTTCAGGATCTGGCTGACCGTTTCTTCAGGGTATTTGTTTCGGGCCATTTGTCTTCCTTTCTTTCATACATTCGGTTGGTATGTAATCACTATATGCTCCCCGTTCGTATCTGTCAACCTTTCCCATGAAAAAAATCCCTCCGGGTCAGCGAAGCAAAAAGAGGCCGTCCCGAGGACCGCCTCTTCTTGCCCGTATGCGGTGTTGCCGGACACGGGGCAAAAACGTCCCTGCGCGAGCTGCAAGCACGCCCTATCCCCGCAGCCGCAGCTGCGCGCAGGACGGCAAGACGACGTCGGCATCCGGCAGCTCGCCCGCCTGGGCCGCCTCGGCCAGGCCGATGGCGGCGCCCGCTCCGGCGGCCCGCGCCATGCGCATGTCGCCGTTCGTATCGCCGACGACGGCGACGCGCGCGGGGTCGACGCCGAGCCGGCGGCAGGCCAGCTCGACCATGTCGCCGTACGGCTTGCCCCGGTCGACCTGGTCGGTGCCGATGATCTCGGCGAAATATCCGTCCAGGCCGAGCCAGCTCAGATGCTGGACGGCGGACGTCGTCTCGTCCGCGGTCACGACGGCGGCCGGCAGCCCGGCCGTCCGGCAGGCGGCCAGCAGCTCCGGCACGCCCGGCAGCGCCAGCGCGGGACGCTTCTGCTGCATGAGGCCCTCGGCCCGGTGCAGCCCTTCCTGGGCGAAGACGCGCGCCTCGCTCCAGCTGAGGCCGCGCCGGTAGCCGCATGCCGTCAGGAGCGCCAGCAGCTCGGCCAGCGTGCCGGCCGCAAGCGGCCCGCTCCGGTCATAGCCGGAGGCGACGCCGTCCTCGCCGAACGAGATGCCCCATTCCCGGCCCAGCTCAGCCAGCGGCAGCGCCGGGAACCCTTTCGCCTCCAACGGCGCCGTGAAGCCCTCCTGCATATGCCGCGTCCATGCTCCCCACGTATAGCTGAATTCCAGCAGCGTCCCGTCCTTGTCGAACAGGATCGCCTCCACCTCGAAGCTCTTCTCTCCTGCCAGCAGCAGCGCCATCTTCTTCCTCCGTTCGCGAGTCCGACTTCTGATCTCCATTGAAGAAGGTTCGGCTCTGCAAGTCAAGGCGAATACGCAAAAAGCGCCCGTTCCTTCGCGGAACGGACGGGTTTTGCCGGCCGCGCTCTCCTCCTGCGGAGGCCGCCGCGCTCCTCCCGCTTAGAACGTCGTGAAGCCGAGCCGGTCCTGCACGCGGTACAGGATGCGCTTGATCCATTCGGTCTTCTCCTCGTACTCGCTGTAGTCGAGCGTGTAGCGGGCGCCGTCGTTCGTCCACAGCTTGCGGAAGTACGCCTCCAGCTCGGCGGCGGGGCGGCTGTCCGGGCCGGCCTGCACCCGCAGGTTCGTCTCCAGGTTGAGATCGTCCAGGTTGCGCGTCGTGAAGTTGGCCGAGCCGTTATGGATGACCGCGCCGTCCCGGCCGGCGACGAGCATGAGCTTGGCATGGTACTGCTCCTGGTCTGTGTTGTACCAGCGCACCTCGATGCGGCCTTCCGTCCGGTCCCGCAGCTCCGCCGCCACGGGCCGGTTGGGCACCCCGATCTTGGAGTTGCCGAACGCGACCTCGTTCGGATCGAGGATGAGCCGCACCTGCGCGCCGCGATCGGAAGCTCGGACCAGCGCCTGCACGACGTCGCGGTCCGCCAGATAGAACATCCCCAGCCAGATCCGGTCGCCCGCCTGGGCGGCATCCAGGTCGCGCAGCACATGCGCGCGGATGCGTCCCTCGGTGAGCAGCTGCACGGAGGCTTGCTCCGCTGCGGATGCGGCTGGGGCGTCTGCCGCGGATGTGGATGCGGATGCGGACGAAGCCGGATTGGATGCGGCTGCAGAAGGCGTGTCAGAAGCCGGCGCCGGCGCGAGCTGATCCGGCCCCGGCAGGCGCACGTTCGAGCCGGAGAGGTCGATCGCCGCCTGCTCGCTGCGCAGCGCCTCGGCCAGCAGCTTCGGCACGCCGGTGACGGCATAGCCGCTGTTGGAGTTGTAGAAGCTCGCGTCATGCGCATTTGCGCTGGCGACGACGAGCGTATCCTCGGTGATGAGCACCTTGCGGTGATTGGCCTTGGCGTTGACGAGCTTGAGGTAGGAGCGGACGGTCATGTCGGGCGCTCCGGTCGCCATCTTGTTGGGCAGCCAGCCTTGGCCCTTCGGGCTGATCCAGCCCGCCGTCAACCGCCACGCGGCCGTATAGAGCGGATTCGAATCCCGCAGCGGGTCGACGTCAGTCACGACGACGGGGATGCCGGCTTGCCGGAGCCGCTCCAGATCCGGCGCGGGATGCGAGCCGTAGGAGGTGTTGACGTCATCCGTGATGACGGTGACGCTCAGCTCCGGAAGCTCTTTTTTGCGGGCGATGAGCGCATCGGCGACCGGCCGGCTCAGCGGCGGGAAGGACTGATCCTCGTTGTAATACCCGTTGAAAAGAAACAGATCGAGCACGACGAACCGCTCGGCTTCCCCGATCGCCCGGAGCATGCGCGCAAAGATCGCCTGCTCCGTCGTCTTGCCCCCGTCCTCGTCCTCGTACGTGAGATCGGTCAGCAGCTCAAGGCCGCCCTTCGGCACGGGATGGACCGCCCCCTCGAACGAGACGCCGGACGGCAGCGGCTTGTTGGCGTGGTAGATGACGACGCCGGCATACAGCAGCAGCAGCGCGAGCGCCAGCGGCAAGCCGACGCGCCGCTTGCACCTAGGAGGACTGGAGGCGGCATGAGGGCGACCGGGGGGAGGCGACCCGATGACGCGGCGGCGCT encodes:
- a CDS encoding DUF3221 domain-containing protein, which translates into the protein MRSPAVRQQESNAVHTPPDHAQVRLFRPALAGMSAFSHRRSDLKRQEGSRLRHRRPDRQGPAALGLRHHGLLGLLAALALLASVLAGCGSSGGAKPPPPVGSEAPPWIGHVVRVEEGQFLFTSSAPGLPRNEAVWFTAAGELPRVGQKVAVVIQGNAIASSYPGQGGASSVQPLKEEGEPFAGASLTAAEAIRQALEQLPEPAVPVVHNVIYAAEEGSWTVRIEDDQAKDGRIQAIQIPDEQTPSELVMTGYVVRIDKGGFLLTGKGGPSGNAVSVTSRTSVELGQQVRVRFVGGINESYPAQAKAASVERIDSDDPQELALSRQEAIRMALKQTHAAVPVIIGSSYLENGASWTIVIQDGMDVEAEPENVGIRVDQATTP
- a CDS encoding MFS transporter, translating into MTTWRQAVLLVSGLGLSYLGNWIYFVAINLTVLDLSGGSAAAVAGLFVLRPAALLLTNFWSGSIVDRADPRRLMIASDVVRGALMAAIPFVSTLWGIYGLVFLIGLAGSFFGPSQQVYIVKLIPGEERARFNSILGMSSSGAFLLGPAVSGLLIPLWGADFSIFFNAATFFACAGMIALLPPVGKGRAVASAAPKEAEADRGEWAAGAAERSLHGSNSADEPSLPAGSALAAPGKVRLPQLRALAADWREVGRFARSAKPFLLVYGLFQGAMLLGAAIDSQEATFILEQLALSPEAYGLLVSMTGIGSLAGASTAALLARRVPFLWYLGGGTFLTCLFYLLFYLSDGFWMPAAAFIGLGFGMAYAGAGYATYFQQQVPPDLMGRVASASDMAQGGLQIGLTLLVGLLADRLGLQAVCIAFAALSVGLGLALFVRTSLFRRPAAGGSSGFGI
- a CDS encoding serine hydrolase domain-containing protein gives rise to the protein MKTTNPSGRGFTETGLNRMRGVLERHVESGSIPGLVALVSRGGETHAIALGTMRHDGGAPMARDTIFRMASTSKIVTAAPVMALLDECKLHLDDTVDKWLPELANPRVLKRPDGPLDETVPARRPITVRDLLTSTFGLGVDLTLMGTPGQTAIFEKGLYDAPGLEMPEPDEWMRRLGTIPLSYQPGERWQYHVSNEVLGVLVARVSGQPFETFLRDRILDPLGMKDTGFYVPEAKIHRLPPAYIPDPQTGAFHVWDEGAGGRYSKPPQFHAAGGGLLSTVEDYHAYLQMLLNGGRHGNERILSRPAVELMTTNRLTPEQQAHREVLAKNNVHLSHGQGQQGGWGFGMAVRTYRADYASVGQFGWDGGTGTAAYADPAKQLSGVVLTQVGMSTSASAHLIHDFWTTAYQAIED
- a CDS encoding pentapeptide repeat-containing protein, whose product is MKTIQPSRKQASTTISAGNLAQSDLAGVTVQRGEFNSSALQKSDFSGADLTGSTLKSSDVREVRFDGANLTDCSLCELDLTNASFANAILVRTRFSNSALDGARFAGATLTDVALTRADLRSTRFEDCVFEGVDFKQSDLSGQRFDGQTFIGVCFDNAALAGASFRNASLRQVSFQPGFTLTKRYYRMLKTICFDGATMDKLTFALLKGMDADLSHVTVI
- a CDS encoding TetR/AcrR family transcriptional regulator, which encodes MARNKYPEETVSQILNAALGLFIQKGYEQTSVQDIINELGGLTKGAIYHHFKSKEEIMQAVIDHLFKDVDVMLSAIRDDKKLSGLEKLRAISRASLDNPAQNEVASATPSLLRNPKLLAAQIEHIFQKAAPIHIQPIIEEGMRDGSIRTDYPQELSEVLLVLTNLWLNPAVIEASPEAMLRKVKFFDEILKGLGLDLFDDQMLRRYEELFRLSVRAERKDD
- a CDS encoding HAD family hydrolase; its protein translation is MALLLAGEKSFEVEAILFDKDGTLLEFSYTWGAWTRHMQEGFTAPLEAKGFPALPLAELGREWGISFGEDGVASGYDRSGPLAAGTLAELLALLTACGYRRGLSWSEARVFAQEGLHRAEGLMQQKRPALALPGVPELLAACRTAGLPAAVVTADETTSAVQHLSWLGLDGYFAEIIGTDQVDRGKPYGDMVELACRRLGVDPARVAVVGDTNGDMRMARAAGAGAAIGLAEAAQAGELPDADVVLPSCAQLRLRG
- a CDS encoding phospholipase D-like domain-containing protein; this encodes MPLALALLLLYAGVVIYHANKPLPSGVSFEGAVHPVPKGGLELLTDLTYEDEDGGKTTEQAIFARMLRAIGEAERFVVLDLFLFNGYYNEDQSFPPLSRPVADALIARKKELPELSVTVITDDVNTSYGSHPAPDLERLRQAGIPVVVTDVDPLRDSNPLYTAAWRLTAGWISPKGQGWLPNKMATGAPDMTVRSYLKLVNAKANHRKVLITEDTLVVASANAHDASFYNSNSGYAVTGVPKLLAEALRSEQAAIDLSGSNVRLPGPDQLAPAPASDTPSAAASNPASSASASTSAADAPAASAAEQASVQLLTEGRIRAHVLRDLDAAQAGDRIWLGMFYLADRDVVQALVRASDRGAQVRLILDPNEVAFGNSKIGVPNRPVAAELRDRTEGRIEVRWYNTDQEQYHAKLMLVAGRDGAVIHNGSANFTTRNLDDLNLETNLRVQAGPDSRPAAELEAYFRKLWTNDGARYTLDYSEYEEKTEWIKRILYRVQDRLGFTTF